AGGCCACCATCTTCGGTTTCAAACGCTTGCTCGGGCTAAGGTATATATCGTTCCACTAAAAACAATACATATATATTAGGTTATATATAATTGATTGATGGATTCATGATTAGTGTGTATCGTTATTCGATCTGTTAATAGGCGAAACCGCTGGTACGACGAGGACATCGTGCAGGGAGCCATCCAGCGCGTGCCGTACAAGATCGGTACAAGAGATTACGACACGGCGATCGTCCAAGTGACGGCCAGCGATGGTTCAGTCAAGCAGCTCGAGTTCAGCGAGGTCGCGTCCATGGTAGTGGCTGAGCTCAAGAACAAGGCCGAGGAGTACCTCGGCCGCACGGTCGAGTACGCCGTCATGACCATCCCGCAGCATTTCGCCGCGGCACACAGCGGGGCGGCTGAGTACGCCGGCAAGATGGCCGGGCTGGACGTCGTCTGGACGGTCACAGAGCCGACCGCTGCTGCCGTCGCTCACGGCCTGCACACGAAGCTGCGCGAGCGCGGCACTGCGCTTGTCTTGCGTGTCGGCGGCGGCTCGTCCGACGCGAGCCTTGTGGTGCTGCTGGACGGCAGGTTTCAAGTCTTTGGGTATCGGATGGACAATTTCCTTGGAGGAGACGATTTTGACGACAGGGTCGTGGACTACTTCGCCAAGCGCATCAAGCTGAAGCACGGAGTGGATATCAGTCAGGACAGGATCGGTCTAGGCAAATTGAGGGCGGCATGTGAGAATGCCAAGAAGGCATTGAGCAGTCAAGATCATGTCCAGGTGATTGTTGAGTCCCTCGTTGATGGTGTCGATTTCTCGGAGCCGCTCTCACGGTCGGAGTTTGAGGAACTGAATGATGATCTGTTCCGCAAAGTCATGA
The sequence above is drawn from the Miscanthus floridulus cultivar M001 chromosome 15, ASM1932011v1, whole genome shotgun sequence genome and encodes:
- the LOC136506630 gene encoding luminal-binding protein 4-like; this translates as MLLDEDPSTYPDSRPREFWYRRGEVVVIDLGNTNSCVAGYTGSGKTTDDDTMFQFCIPSWVAFTDNGTSLVGEAAKNHAAANPEATIFGFKRLLGLRRNRWYDEDIVQGAIQRVPYKIGTRDYDTAIVQVTASDGSVKQLEFSEVASMVVAELKNKAEEYLGRTVEYAVMTIPQHFAAAHSGAAEYAGKMAGLDVVWTVTEPTAAAVAHGLHTKLRERGTALVLRVGGGSSDASLVVLLDGRFQVFGYRMDNFLGGDDFDDRVVDYFAKRIKLKHGVDISQDRIGLGKLRAACENAKKALSSQDHVQVIVESLVDGVDFSEPLSRSEFEELNDDLFRKVMNLVETAMVNRGGIKWSKSKIGEIVMVGGSAVIPRIQNLVRDYFDGREPNIRRKPDEAMALGAALYVHSL